From a region of the Streptomyces sp. NBC_01454 genome:
- a CDS encoding glycosyltransferase produces the protein MSRFLFVVPPLVGHINPTLGVAAHLVRRGHQVAWAGLPAVVAPLAGERATVFPCAAPPLDDPALVRPLSLRGPAALKFLWEMFLGPLAETMAPGVRAAVGEFRPDVLVADQQAVAGGLVAERLGVPWATSATTSAGFTAFAGIPKVEAWVAGLIHGLRQRIGDPAGDADPRMSRRLVLAFSTEALVGPAGSFGDQVRFVGPSIAPRPSPGDFPWEWLDSGRATVLITLGTANSEVGPRFLAECAEAVRARSDRLQAVVVDPSGTLDVSHDRILVRPSVPQLALLERCEAVICHGGHNTVCEALWHGLPLVVAPIRDDQPTVAAQVAEAGAGLRVRFNRVTAGHLGTALDAVLYEPGYRAAAERVRGSFRAAGGADAAAAHLERLAVRTAAERLRP, from the coding sequence GTGAGCAGGTTCCTCTTCGTGGTGCCGCCGCTGGTCGGCCACATCAACCCCACCCTCGGGGTCGCGGCACACCTGGTCCGGCGCGGTCACCAGGTGGCCTGGGCGGGACTGCCGGCTGTCGTGGCACCCCTCGCGGGGGAGCGGGCAACGGTGTTCCCCTGTGCCGCGCCGCCGCTGGACGACCCGGCCCTGGTCCGGCCGCTCTCCCTCCGGGGCCCGGCGGCGCTGAAATTCCTCTGGGAGATGTTCCTCGGGCCGCTGGCGGAGACCATGGCACCCGGCGTCCGTGCCGCGGTCGGGGAGTTCCGTCCGGATGTCCTGGTCGCCGATCAGCAGGCCGTCGCCGGCGGGCTGGTGGCCGAGCGGCTCGGTGTGCCCTGGGCCACCTCCGCGACCACCTCGGCGGGGTTCACCGCGTTCGCGGGCATCCCGAAGGTGGAGGCCTGGGTGGCCGGGCTGATCCACGGCCTGCGGCAGCGGATCGGCGATCCGGCCGGCGACGCGGACCCGCGGATGTCCCGCCGTCTCGTGCTGGCGTTCAGCACCGAGGCACTGGTGGGGCCCGCCGGATCCTTCGGCGACCAGGTGCGGTTCGTCGGTCCGTCGATCGCTCCCCGCCCCTCGCCGGGCGACTTCCCCTGGGAGTGGCTGGACTCCGGGCGCGCCACCGTGCTGATCACCCTCGGCACGGCCAACAGCGAGGTCGGGCCGCGTTTCCTCGCCGAGTGCGCCGAGGCGGTGCGGGCACGGTCGGACCGTCTCCAAGCCGTCGTCGTCGACCCCTCGGGGACCCTGGACGTCTCCCACGACCGGATACTCGTGCGCCCGAGCGTGCCCCAACTGGCGCTCCTGGAACGGTGCGAGGCGGTGATCTGTCACGGCGGGCACAACACCGTCTGCGAGGCGCTGTGGCACGGACTGCCGCTGGTGGTCGCACCGATCCGGGACGACCAGCCCACCGTCGCCGCCCAGGTGGCCGAGGCCGGTGCGGGGCTGCGGGTGCGGTTCAACCGGGTGACGGCCGGCCACCTCGGCACGGCACTCGACGCCGTTCTGTACGAGCCGGGCTACCGGGCCGCCGCCGAGCGGGTGCGCGGGTCCTTCCGCGCCGCCGGCGGCGCGGACGCCGCGGCCGCACACCTCGAACGCCTCGCCGTCCGCACCGCCGCAGAGAGGCTTCGCCCATGA
- a CDS encoding alpha/beta fold hydrolase — MIHANGVALHVERMPARNTTGTAPPPTVVFVHGMLVDSLVSYYFTLAPVFAAAGIDVIMYDLRGHGRSERRADGYLLEDFVGDLDALLDRLEVTGPVHLVGNSYGGTIAFSYAARRPERVASVSLIESEPATDAWSRKMAVNLERASVEFARADLHERLAEEHGPHATRRVRSASRLLHSSTMARDVPASQVLDEDQIRSVRCPVLAIYGSESELAVQEPWLKSLLDDCRTVVVPDQEHWVLMGATQQVSELISAWVRAHDARAEAGSP, encoded by the coding sequence ATGATCCACGCCAACGGCGTCGCGCTGCATGTGGAGCGGATGCCCGCCCGGAACACCACGGGCACCGCGCCGCCGCCCACCGTGGTGTTCGTCCACGGCATGCTCGTGGACAGCCTCGTCAGCTACTACTTCACCCTGGCACCGGTGTTCGCCGCCGCGGGGATCGACGTGATCATGTACGACCTGCGCGGGCACGGGCGCAGCGAGCGGCGGGCGGACGGCTACCTGCTGGAGGACTTCGTCGGGGACCTCGACGCGCTGCTCGACCGGCTGGAGGTGACCGGGCCGGTCCACCTCGTCGGCAACTCCTACGGCGGCACGATCGCGTTCAGCTACGCGGCGCGGCGCCCGGAGCGGGTGGCCAGCGTCTCGCTGATCGAATCGGAGCCGGCGACCGACGCCTGGTCCCGCAAGATGGCCGTCAACCTTGAGCGCGCGAGCGTGGAGTTCGCCCGTGCGGACCTGCACGAGCGGCTGGCGGAGGAACACGGGCCGCATGCGACCCGGCGGGTGCGGTCGGCGTCGCGGCTGCTGCACTCCAGCACCATGGCCCGGGACGTCCCGGCCAGCCAGGTGCTGGACGAGGACCAGATCCGGTCGGTGCGCTGTCCGGTCCTGGCCATCTACGGCAGCGAGTCGGAACTCGCGGTCCAGGAGCCGTGGCTGAAGTCGCTGCTCGACGACTGCCGGACCGTTGTGGTGCCGGACCAGGAGCACTGGGTCCTGATGGGTGCCACGCAGCAGGTGAGCGAGCTGATCTCGGCATGGGTCCGCGCGCACGACGCGAGGGCGGAGGCCGGCAGCCCGTGA
- a CDS encoding acyl carrier protein: protein MLHSVLDEYGEQDVEITMDTKFHDDLDLESIDLVTLGGRLAARYGERVNFAEFLAGLELEEIIYLTVGQLVTFVVGCLRESGGAEPWR, encoded by the coding sequence ATGCTCCACTCCGTGCTCGACGAGTACGGAGAGCAGGACGTCGAGATCACCATGGACACCAAGTTCCACGACGACCTGGACCTGGAGAGCATCGATCTGGTCACTCTCGGCGGCCGGTTGGCGGCGCGGTACGGCGAGCGGGTGAACTTCGCCGAGTTCCTGGCCGGACTCGAACTCGAAGAGATCATCTACCTCACGGTCGGTCAGCTCGTCACGTTCGTGGTGGGCTGCCTGCGGGAATCCGGGGGCGCTGAGCCGTGGCGATGA
- a CDS encoding class I SAM-dependent methyltransferase: MNRAAQVAALRPRYQDDLARGVARFFRPRRTDCPWCGSEQLEVRLRTPDLLQHKPGRFVLERCRECRHTFQNPQLNEDGLEFYYRDFYDGLGEENLATLFRAHDRAYRLRAGAVTPHAEPETWLDVGTGHGHFCDAARALLPRTVFDGLDIGAGVESAQERGWVRRGHRGSFVALAGELAGHYDVVSMFHYLEHSTDPGRELAAAHRALRPGGHLLIEVPDPRCWFGRLLGRWWLPWLQPQHLHLIPVGNLRRRLTELGFTVVAEEHAEPHDPVDLLTAGWLAVNSLAPRRDEPWHAAPPGTVRRVLRGTVLAAGLPLLTAGWLLDRLLTPVAHRAGLSNAYRLLVRRDDG, encoded by the coding sequence ATGAACCGGGCCGCACAGGTCGCCGCGCTTCGCCCCCGCTACCAGGACGACCTCGCCCGCGGCGTGGCGCGGTTCTTCCGGCCGCGGCGCACCGACTGCCCCTGGTGCGGGTCGGAGCAGCTGGAGGTCCGGCTGCGGACCCCCGATCTGCTCCAGCACAAACCCGGCCGGTTCGTCCTGGAACGGTGCCGGGAGTGCCGCCACACGTTTCAAAACCCCCAACTCAACGAGGACGGGCTGGAGTTCTACTACCGCGACTTCTACGACGGACTGGGTGAGGAGAACCTCGCGACGCTCTTCCGGGCGCACGACAGGGCCTACCGGCTCAGGGCGGGCGCCGTGACGCCCCACGCCGAGCCGGAGACCTGGCTCGACGTGGGCACCGGACACGGGCACTTCTGCGACGCGGCACGGGCCCTCCTGCCCCGTACGGTCTTCGACGGGCTGGACATCGGCGCGGGCGTCGAATCGGCCCAGGAGCGGGGCTGGGTACGGCGCGGCCACCGCGGCAGCTTCGTGGCGCTGGCCGGGGAACTCGCCGGGCACTACGACGTGGTGAGCATGTTCCACTACCTGGAGCACAGCACGGACCCCGGGCGCGAGCTGGCAGCGGCGCACCGGGCGCTGCGTCCCGGCGGCCACCTGCTGATCGAGGTACCGGACCCGCGGTGCTGGTTCGGCCGGCTCCTCGGCCGCTGGTGGCTGCCCTGGCTACAGCCGCAGCACCTGCACCTCATCCCGGTGGGGAACCTGCGCCGGCGGCTGACGGAACTCGGGTTCACGGTGGTCGCGGAGGAGCACGCGGAGCCGCACGATCCCGTGGACCTGCTCACCGCCGGATGGCTGGCCGTGAACAGCCTGGCCCCCCGGAGGGACGAACCGTGGCACGCCGCGCCACCCGGCACGGTCCGCCGTGTGCTGCGCGGCACCGTGCTCGCCGCCGGCCTCCCGCTCCTCACGGCCGGCTGGCTGCTCGACCGGCTCCTCACACCCGTGGCCCACCGGGCCGGTCTGTCGAACGCCTACCGGCTGCTCGTCCGCCGCGATGACGGGTGA